The following coding sequences lie in one Musa acuminata AAA Group cultivar baxijiao chromosome BXJ3-1, Cavendish_Baxijiao_AAA, whole genome shotgun sequence genomic window:
- the LOC135628887 gene encoding CASP-like protein 1E1, translating to MESQPKPVASPPTQAPPMPSSSSPPAQASAPPERLLDHVLRAAAVVLTFIAAVVMGAAKEDLTPADSFFGASVTGPKIKSVNSAAFVYFIIANVLVLVYSIASLALSFVNRAASKGLELALSLADVVMLAFLFTSNGAASAIILVAEQGQARFFWTKFICSNASGFCASVKAAIVLSMFAAVVYLLVVFLKLLVLQKKSQ from the exons ATGGAGTCCCAACCCAAGCCCGTTGCTTCTCCTCCAACCCAAGCACCACccatgccttcttcttcttctccgccaGCCCAAGCGTCGGCGCCGCCGGAGCGGCTCCTGGACCACGTCCTTCGCGCCGCCGCCGTGGTGTTGACGTTCATCGCCGCGGTCGTGATGGGCGCGGCGAAGGAAGACTTGACGCCTGCGGACTCTTTCTTCGGTGCGTCTGTGACCGGCCCAAAGATCAAGTCAGTGAACTCCGCCGCTTTCGT ATACTTCATAATCGCCAACGTGCTCGTGCTGGTTTACTCCATCGCCTCCCTCGCACTGTCGTTCGTGAACAGGGCCGCATCCAAGGGCTTAGAACTGGCACTGTCGCTTGCAGACGTGGTGATGCTGGCTTTCCTGTTCACGAGCAATGGCGCTGCGAGTGCGATCATTCTCGTGGCAGAACAGGGACAAGCGCGCTTTTTCTGGACGAAATTTATCTGCAGCAACGCGAGTGGCTTCTGCGCCAGCGTCAAGGCCGCCATCGTTCTGTCGATGTTTGCAGCTGTGGTTTACCTGCTGGTAGTCTTCCTCAAGCTACTTGTCCTGCAGAAGAAGTCTCAGTAG
- the LOC135628428 gene encoding lipase-like, which produces MARWLWLKLLVLIGLFAFSGGREIKIEYEDDAPLYNRTLAKILVEYASAAYVTDLMTLFTWTCSRCNDLTKGFQMIELVVDVQNCLQAFVGIAHDLNSIIIAFRGTAGTSIRNWIADLFWKQLDLSYPGAEDAMVHHGFYSAYHNTSLQHGILSAVQRTRELYGNLHIIVTGHSLGGALASFCALDLTVNHGVELVHLMTFGQPRIGNAAFASYFSKFVPNAVRVTHENDIVPHLPPYYSYFPKKSYHHFPREVWLHDIKVDGVEDKGEKICDDSGEDPSCCRSVHGTSIRDHLKYYGVELRADTRESCSILVDSSVLQY; this is translated from the exons ATGGCTCGATGGCTGTGGCTAAAGTTGTTGGTTTTGATTGGATTATTTGCTTTTTCCGGGGGAAGAG AAATTAAGATCGAGTATGAGGATGATGCTCCTCTCTACAATCGTACGCTCGCCAAGATACTCGTGGAATATGCTTCTGCT GCCTATGTCACAGATCTAATGACACTTTTTACTTGGACCTGCTCAAGGTGTAATGATTTGACGAAG GGGTTTCAGATGATAGAGCTGGTAGTTGATGTCCAAAACTGCTTACAG GCATTTGTGGGAATTGCTCATGATCTGAACTCCATCATTATTGCATTCAGAGGTACCGCTGGGACCAG CATAAGGAATTGGATTGCTGATTTGTTCTGGAAGCAGCTTGACTTAAGTTACCCAGGTGCAGAAGATGCAATG GTGCACCATGGGTTTTATTCTGCTTACCATAACACCAGTTTGCAACATGGGATTCTTAGTGCTGTTCAAAGGACAAGGGAGTTATATGGTAATCTCCACATTATTGTTACAGGGCATTCATTGGGAGGGGCTCTGGCTTCATTTTGTGCATTGGATCTTACT GTTAATCACGGAGTAGAACTTGTTCATCTTATGACCTTTGGACAACCTCGCATAGGCAATGCTGCTTTTGCCTCCTACTTCAGCAAGTTTGTGCCAAATGCAGTTCGTGTGACGCATGAGAATGATATAGTGCCCCATTTACCACCGTACTACTCATATTTCCCAAAAAAGTCATACCATCATTTCCCAAGAGAG GTGTGGCTTCATGACATTAAAGTGGATGGCGTAGAGGACAAGGGAGAGAAGATTTGTGATGACTCTGGAGAAGATCCTTCTTGTTGCAG GTCCGTTCATGGGACAAGTATAAGGGACCATCTCAAGTATTACGGCGTCGAACTCAGAGCTGACACAAGGGAGTCTTGTAGCATTCTAGTTGATTCTAGTGTTTTACAGTATTGA
- the LOC103999078 gene encoding putative glutaredoxin-C14, which yields MDKVTKLASQRAVVIFSRSSCCFCYSVKSLFHELGVNAAVHELDEDPRGAEMEKALVKLLGRKSPVPAVFIGGKLVGSTDRIMTLHLGGNLVPLLRDAGALWL from the coding sequence ATGGACAAGGTGACGAAGCTGGCTTCGCAGCGAGCTGTGGTCATCTTCAGCCGGAGCTCCTGCTGCTTCTGCTACAGCGTGAAGAGCCTGTTCCATGAGCTTGGCGTCAATGCTGCCGTCCATGAGCTGGACGAGGACCCGAGAGGTGCGGAGATGGAGAAGGCGCTGGTGAAGCTGCTGGGCCGCAAGTCGCCGGTGCCGGCCGTGTTCATCGGCGGCAAGCTGGTCGGATCCACGGACAGGATCATGACGCTCCATCTCGGTGGGAATCTGGTGCCGCTGCTGAGGGATGCCGGAGCTCTCTGGCTCTAA
- the LOC103999195 gene encoding uncharacterized protein LOC103999195: protein MGKRENKAGELGDESEGGDEKTFEEGVWDTHPRLRRRQWTDTQNSLAIKYRHCFDVGFGFDRPTTPSEVVDCCCGDHAQEDLTRVVQARPLCRIRHRPWLGSPHGTTRKFYKSQDTRHASMRTLGIACSPDVQQKWTEDRKYDPRLEDIREN from the exons ATGGGGAAGAGGGAGAATAAGGCCGGCGAATTGGGAGATGAGAGCGAGGGAGGAGACGAGAAAACGTTCGAGGAAGGAGTTTGGGATACCCACCCACGTCTACGTCGTCGTCAG TGGACTGATACGCAAAATTCGCTCGCCATAAAGTACCGCCACTGCTTCGATGTAGGGTTTGGGTTCGATCGACCGACCACGCCGTCCGAGGTGGTTGATTGCTGCTGCGGCGACCACGCCCAAGAGGATCTCACCCGCGTCGTCCAAGCGCGGCCATTATGTCGGATCCGGCACCGGCCTTGGCTTGGAAGCCCTCATGG TACTACAAGAAAGTTCTACAAGTCTCAAGATACAAGACATGCATCTATGAGGACATTAG GCATTGCTTGCTCGCCAGACGTGCAACAGAAGTGGACTGAGGACAGGAAATATGACCCACGTCTTGAAGATATAAGAGAGAACTGA
- the LOC135628258 gene encoding SPX domain-containing protein 4-like, which translates to MKFGKDFRRFLEQTLPEWRDKFLPYKPLKKLIKHLPPPPPRAEGLPPQAEGPPRPTGGAARPLAPALDAWFAAVLNEQLKKFNDFYVDEEEYYVIWLQGLKERIEKIKEHKRGTFTFDRKFSEEMLEIRKDFVTIHGKMVLLKNYSSLNFTGLVKILKKYDKRTGGLLSLPFAQHARHQPFFTTEPLTRLVHECEANIEVLFPLEAEVIESQQTEKGETHQTCNPEVSSVRADNIGVYQSIKAAIKIIQRLQKARSTYNDDDGSGVVTTESSASDTSANSQNPEVDQESVHSDD; encoded by the exons ATGAAATTTGGGAAGGATTTCCGGAGGTTCCTCGAGCAAACACTGCCGGAGTGGAGGGACAAGTTCCTCCCCTATAAGCCCCTCAAGAAGCTCATCAAGCAcctgccgccgccgcctcctcgggCGGAGGGGCTGCCTCCTCAGGCGGAAGGGCCGCCTCGCCCCACCGGAGGCGCCGCCCGGCCCTTGGCCCCCGCCCTCGATGCGTGGTTCGCCGCCGTCCTGAACGAGCAGCTCAAGAAGTTCAATGACTTTTATGTCGACGAGGAGGAGTATTACGTGATATGGTTGCAG GGACTCAAGGAAAGAATTGAGAAAATCAAAGAGCACAAACGTGGAACATTTACATTTGACAGAAAATTTAGTGAGGAGATGTTGGAGATTCGTAAAGATTTTGTCACTATCCATGGGAAGAtggttcttttgaagaactaCAGCTCCCTCAACTTTACAG GCCTTGtcaaaatactaaaaaaatatgaCAAGAGAACAGGAGGTCTGTTAAGTCTGCCTTTCGCTCAACATGCTCGTCATCAACCATTCTTCACAACCGAACCACTGACTAGGTTAGTCCATGAGTGCGAAGCAAATATCGAGGTGCTTTTCCCATTGGAAGCAGAGGTTATTGAATCACAACAAACAGAAAAGGGAGAAACACATCAAACATGTAATCCTGAGGTTTCATCTGTTCGAGCAGATAATATTGGTGTATATCAAAGCATAAAGGCCGCTATCAAAATAATACAAAGACTACAGAAGGCCCGCTCCACCTACAATGATGATGATGGATCTGGAGTCGTTACCACTGAGAGTTCAGCGTCTGACACGTCGGCAAACTCACAGAACCCGGAGGTAGATCAAGAAAGTGTACATTCTGATGACTAG